The Planktothrix tepida PCC 9214 genome has a segment encoding these proteins:
- the treY gene encoding malto-oligosyltrehalose synthase — MRIPLATYRIQFNPDFNFNQTKEIIAYLQELGISDLYASPIFKARSGSTHGYDVVDPNQLNPELGTQEDFDQLMEEVKNNGMGWLQDIVPNHMAYDSQNQYLTDIFEFGSDSDYLEFFDIDWKHPYSDFQGRVLAPLLGDFYGNCLENGQLKISYGEAGLSVNYYSLKFPLKIESYTYLITPRLKELEDRLGRRHPNVIKLLGVLYVLKNIPHEESSQDRRSQAVFAKGLLWELYQENSDIQKFIDENIEYLNGKTGDTESFNFLDQLLSEQFFRLSYWKVGAEELNYRRFFTVNELISVKVEDEKVFNKTHDLILKFVRSGKFTGLRIDHIDGLYNPLQYLQGIREKVGNVYLTVEKILDVEEELPSNWPIEGTSGYEFLIYLNSLFCQRQNEDRFSQIYRDVTGLSASFKQLLIDKKRLIADRNLAGDADNLAGLLKRIAGQYRYGRDFTLQGLQTAILEVLVRFPVYRTYINEGQVSEEDRYYVQFAIQEAKGQHPELINELNLIEKFLLLEYDDYLSDENKQLWLHFVSKFQQFSGPLTAKGVEDTLFYVYNRFVSLNEVGGAPHQFGISSDMFHQFNKKRAKSWPHTMNTTSTHDTKRSEDLRARLNVISEIPDEWEAQVRTWIALNRDKKIETEGRIIPDGNDEYFLYQNLIGSYPFYETEYPEFVERVKQFAIKAVREAKVHTAWLRPDSVYEEGFFTFVDKILNPSEDNQFLQEFRNFQQKIAFYGMFNSLSQTLIKITSPGLPDFYQGTELWDLSLVDPDNRRPVNYQKRMQFLEEIKRRSQEDTLSLIEELKASPEDGRMKLFLIYQGLIVRKQYLEVYQQGTYIPLEITGDYAEHILAFARTYGQQIIITVVPQFLTNLVEPQQFPLGENIWKDTAIEIPEDWETDWKNTLTNQLIKGGHSLKIGDILTVFPVALLTSC, encoded by the coding sequence ATGCGAATTCCTCTAGCTACCTACCGGATTCAGTTTAATCCCGATTTTAATTTTAATCAGACTAAAGAGATTATTGCTTACTTACAGGAGTTAGGGATTTCTGATTTGTATGCGTCTCCAATTTTTAAAGCTCGAAGCGGAAGCACTCATGGCTATGATGTTGTTGATCCGAATCAATTAAATCCTGAACTAGGAACGCAGGAAGATTTTGATCAATTAATGGAAGAAGTTAAAAATAATGGCATGGGATGGTTACAGGATATTGTTCCCAATCACATGGCTTATGATAGTCAAAATCAATATTTAACAGATATCTTTGAATTTGGTTCTGATTCGGATTATTTAGAATTTTTCGATATTGATTGGAAACATCCTTATAGTGATTTTCAAGGTCGTGTTTTAGCTCCCTTATTAGGAGATTTTTATGGCAATTGTTTAGAGAATGGACAATTAAAAATTTCTTATGGAGAAGCAGGGTTATCCGTTAATTATTATAGTTTAAAGTTTCCGTTAAAAATTGAATCCTATACTTATTTAATCACTCCTCGTTTGAAAGAATTAGAAGACCGATTAGGACGAAGACACCCCAATGTAATTAAATTGTTAGGGGTGCTTTATGTGTTGAAAAATATTCCCCATGAAGAATCCAGTCAAGATCGGCGATCGCAAGCCGTATTTGCAAAAGGATTATTGTGGGAACTGTATCAAGAAAATAGCGATATTCAAAAATTTATTGATGAAAATATTGAATATTTGAATGGAAAAACAGGCGATACTGAAAGTTTTAACTTCTTAGATCAACTACTATCGGAACAATTTTTCCGATTATCCTATTGGAAAGTAGGCGCAGAGGAATTGAACTATCGACGGTTTTTCACAGTTAATGAATTAATTAGTGTCAAAGTTGAGGATGAAAAAGTTTTTAATAAAACCCATGACCTAATTTTAAAATTTGTTAGATCGGGGAAATTTACCGGATTAAGAATTGATCATATTGATGGATTATATAACCCCCTACAATATTTACAAGGAATTCGAGAAAAAGTCGGAAATGTCTATCTAACTGTTGAGAAAATTTTAGATGTTGAGGAAGAGTTACCGAGTAATTGGCCAATTGAAGGAACTTCAGGCTATGAATTTTTAATTTATCTGAATAGTTTATTTTGTCAACGTCAAAATGAAGATCGCTTCAGTCAAATTTATCGAGATGTAACAGGTTTAAGTGCTTCCTTTAAACAATTATTAATTGATAAAAAACGTTTAATTGCAGATCGGAACTTAGCGGGAGATGCAGATAATTTAGCAGGATTACTGAAACGGATTGCGGGTCAATATCGTTATGGACGAGACTTTACATTACAGGGGTTACAAACTGCCATTTTAGAGGTATTAGTGCGGTTTCCAGTTTATCGAACTTATATTAATGAAGGTCAAGTTAGCGAAGAAGATCGCTATTATGTTCAGTTTGCGATTCAAGAAGCGAAAGGACAACATCCTGAACTGATTAACGAACTCAATTTAATTGAAAAGTTTTTATTGCTAGAATATGATGATTATTTAAGCGATGAAAATAAACAGTTATGGCTGCATTTTGTCAGTAAGTTTCAACAGTTTTCGGGGCCATTAACAGCAAAAGGTGTAGAAGATACACTGTTCTATGTGTATAATCGTTTCGTTTCTTTAAATGAAGTTGGAGGCGCACCTCATCAATTTGGAATTAGTTCTGATATGTTCCATCAGTTTAATAAAAAACGGGCTAAAAGTTGGCCCCACACGATGAATACAACCTCAACCCATGATACCAAACGGAGTGAAGATTTACGCGCTCGATTAAACGTAATTTCCGAGATTCCTGATGAATGGGAAGCGCAAGTCAGAACTTGGATCGCGTTAAATCGGGACAAAAAAATAGAAACCGAAGGACGGATTATTCCTGATGGAAATGATGAATATTTCTTGTATCAAAATTTAATCGGTTCCTATCCCTTTTATGAAACAGAATATCCTGAATTTGTAGAACGAGTTAAACAGTTTGCAATTAAAGCCGTAAGAGAAGCAAAAGTTCATACCGCTTGGTTGCGTCCTGACTCGGTTTATGAAGAAGGCTTTTTCACTTTTGTTGATAAAATTCTCAACCCTTCGGAGGACAATCAGTTTTTACAAGAGTTCAGAAATTTTCAACAAAAGATAGCTTTTTATGGGATGTTTAATTCCCTCTCTCAAACTTTAATTAAAATCACCAGCCCCGGTTTACCCGATTTTTATCAAGGAACAGAACTTTGGGATTTAAGTTTAGTTGATCCTGATAATCGTCGTCCCGTTAATTATCAAAAACGGATGCAGTTTTTGGAGGAGATTAAACGCCGTTCTCAGGAGGATACTTTGTCTTTAATTGAGGAGTTAAAAGCAAGTCCTGAAGATGGACGGATGAAGTTATTTTTAATCTATCAAGGGTTAATAGTTCGCAAACAATATCTGGAAGTTTATCAACAAGGAACTTATATTCCCTTAGAAATAACAGGAGACTATGCTGAACATATTTTAGCCTTTGCTCGAACCTATGGTCAACAAATTATTATTACCGTTGTTCCTCAATTTTTAACAAATTTAGTTGAACCCCAACAATTTCCCTTGGGTGAAAATATTTGGAAAGATACAGCCATTGAAATACCGGAAGATTGGGAAACAGATTGGAAAAATACCCTAACAAATCAATTGATTAAAGGCGGTCATTCCTTAAAAATTGGTGATATTTTAACGGTGTTTCCTGTGGCTTTATTAACGAGTTGTTAG
- a CDS encoding DUF4351 domain-containing protein: MAYDNTCKYLAEKFPDAFVQWLLPLEQPTTIQVLKTELIQEPIRADSLTFLQADNQILHLEFQTLSYSNPPLPFRMLDYYVRLKRQYSCSVNQVVLFLQQTTSEQAFVSEYTDTNTQHCYRVIRLWEQDPNLLLSVPGLLPFATLSQTNSPRTLLEQVANRIATIEEPNQQADLLACTQVLAGLRFEKNLIRQLFRSETMRESVIYQEIREDGLLEGRQREAMLFVTRQLTRRVGAIAPIIQEQIQTLSVEELENLGEALLDFSEVTDLENWLNQSQP, translated from the coding sequence TTGGCCTACGACAACACTTGTAAATATCTGGCTGAAAAATTCCCAGATGCTTTTGTTCAATGGTTACTCCCCTTGGAACAACCTACCACCATTCAGGTTCTCAAAACTGAACTCATTCAAGAACCAATTCGGGCTGATTCTCTCACTTTTTTGCAAGCCGATAACCAAATTCTGCATCTGGAATTTCAAACCCTGTCTTATTCTAACCCTCCCCTTCCATTCAGAATGCTTGACTACTACGTCAGGCTCAAGCGACAATACTCTTGTTCGGTCAATCAAGTTGTACTCTTTTTACAGCAAACCACCTCAGAACAAGCTTTTGTATCTGAGTATACAGACACCAACACTCAACACTGCTACCGAGTGATTCGCCTGTGGGAGCAAGACCCCAATTTACTGCTATCTGTCCCCGGTTTACTCCCCTTTGCGACATTATCTCAAACCAACTCACCCCGAACTTTGTTAGAGCAAGTCGCAAATCGGATTGCTACAATTGAAGAACCCAATCAACAAGCCGATCTCCTCGCTTGTACTCAAGTTCTCGCGGGTTTAAGGTTTGAAAAAAACTTAATCAGACAATTATTTAGGAGCGAAACAATGCGCGAGTCTGTCATTTACCAAGAAATTCGGGAAGATGGTCTCCTGGAAGGGCGACAACGGGAGGCGATGTTATTTGTTACTCGTCAGTTGACTCGACGAGTCGGTGCGATCGCTCCTATAATCCAAGAACAAATTCAGACCTTATCTGTCGAAGAATTAGAGAATTTAGGGGAAGCGCTTCTGGATTTTTCAGAAGTAACAGATTTAGAAAATTGGTTGAATCAAAGTCAACCTTAA
- a CDS encoding transporter substrate-binding domain-containing protein: MNNILKLTVITSSIILSAIFTSASWASVLQEIKNTGVLKVGIRKDSMLFGFEDSRGNWTGYCATFANSLANSLSRQLNTPVSVQGVLSTLQNRESIVRNGIAHIECGPNTISREKEVERNIKYSSAFFVTGTQLIVRAGNANANLSNGQLGVFQGSTNLRAVTQAFPNANIQQFAQRSQGVSAVRNGQITAFAGDSILIIGEAVRQGWAAKDFEILPKKPLSCDLYGMILPANDLQWENTVNSFIRSSQGLEVWRTWFEELAPYLKGTLDYCRSR, translated from the coding sequence ATGAATAATATTTTAAAGCTGACTGTCATCACATCGAGCATAATTTTATCGGCGATTTTTACTTCAGCTAGTTGGGCATCAGTATTACAAGAGATTAAGAATACTGGGGTGTTAAAAGTTGGTATTAGAAAAGATTCTATGCTTTTTGGGTTTGAGGACAGTAGAGGAAATTGGACAGGTTACTGTGCGACTTTTGCCAATTCTCTGGCAAATAGCCTCAGCCGTCAACTCAATACTCCTGTTAGTGTCCAAGGAGTTCTCTCCACTCTGCAAAATCGGGAGTCAATCGTCCGAAACGGTATTGCACACATTGAGTGCGGGCCAAACACAATTAGCCGGGAGAAAGAAGTAGAGCGAAATATTAAATATTCTAGCGCATTTTTTGTTACGGGAACACAACTTATAGTCAGGGCTGGAAATGCTAACGCAAATTTGAGTAATGGGCAACTTGGCGTATTTCAAGGCTCTACCAATTTGCGTGCAGTTACCCAAGCATTTCCTAATGCTAATATTCAACAGTTTGCCCAGAGAAGTCAAGGGGTAAGCGCAGTAAGAAATGGTCAAATTACTGCATTTGCGGGAGATAGTATTCTTATAATTGGAGAGGCAGTTAGGCAAGGATGGGCTGCAAAAGATTTTGAGATATTACCCAAGAAACCTTTGTCCTGTGACCTTTATGGAATGATACTTCCTGCTAACGATTTGCAATGGGAAAATACGGTTAATTCTTTTATCAGAAGCAGTCAAGGATTAGAGGTTTGGAGAACTTGGTTTGAAGAGTTAGCTCCTTACCTTAAAGGAACACTTGATTATTGCAGGAGTAGATAA
- a CDS encoding ABC transporter substrate-binding protein: protein MRRKFWDDILLTILAVFGSIILLFLARGLVFFILRPLALWLRDTFSSKAIWHLLEIQITGIGWLDIILRPIIFIIVSIFALIWYALQNADDPEIRKIRGIPEQFVWNIIWGAFISIGYGLQPWVYRLGVRSTLIILPLTFFLCFFNTILDYQNLVSLVISGVSDTPYMDIFTDRTVNYIKNKTYIAEFVKWATQDAVAINNFFDYWFYTLRASILGFRIEGIWQWLVAFPVNVAASIWFFCLGCGYIFAGINTKTIEIDEELNLRINPLNQKIHNGSSLVLLLSLILSLILFLSQLGWVTTGSKVNLAVLLPFLSFGEKYLIVDQNNSYKHSGIQAFAKGDFTTAINHLQLSLKQKINDPEVRIYLNNAKIENRKYYVIAVADPIGQKVDTAKEILRGVAQAQEEINQTGGIKGIPLKVMIANDEDNKQIAVEIANALVKNPSVLGVVGHFSSDVSLEAGTVYEKGQLAMISPTSTSVKLSSLGNYIFRTVPSDQLAGQALANYLTNTLGLQKTAIFFNSSSNYSQSIKNEFTKNWAQNNGEVVAEFDLGNTSFSPKANVDAAISQGAEVITLLPNEKTRNQALQVVQVNQGRLPLLGGDSAYHIDTLKVGKENVMGMVLAIPWHREANLQEKFTKDADRLWGADVNWRSAMAYDATKVLIAALQENPTRSGVQKALSSPNFSAQGASGVVKFLPTGDRNAPIQLVKIIRDENSRSGTGYDFVPAQ from the coding sequence ATGCGTAGAAAATTTTGGGATGATATTTTATTAACAATTTTGGCGGTTTTTGGTTCTATAATTCTATTGTTTTTAGCGCGGGGCTTAGTATTTTTTATACTTAGACCTTTGGCACTATGGTTGCGAGACACATTCTCATCGAAAGCTATCTGGCATCTTCTAGAAATTCAAATTACTGGGATAGGATGGTTAGATATTATTTTACGGCCTATTATCTTCATCATTGTCAGTATCTTCGCATTAATTTGGTATGCTTTGCAAAATGCTGACGATCCAGAAATCAGGAAAATCAGAGGTATTCCAGAACAATTTGTTTGGAATATTATATGGGGTGCTTTTATTAGCATCGGTTATGGGCTACAGCCTTGGGTATATAGATTGGGCGTTCGTTCTACCCTCATCATTCTACCTTTAACCTTTTTTCTCTGCTTTTTTAATACTATCCTTGACTATCAAAATCTCGTCTCATTAGTTATTTCTGGAGTGAGCGATACCCCCTACATGGATATATTTACAGATAGAACAGTTAATTATATCAAAAACAAAACTTATATTGCTGAATTTGTCAAGTGGGCGACTCAAGATGCCGTTGCTATCAATAACTTTTTTGACTACTGGTTTTACACTCTCAGAGCATCTATACTAGGTTTTAGGATTGAAGGAATTTGGCAATGGTTAGTAGCTTTTCCTGTTAACGTAGCTGCTAGTATTTGGTTCTTTTGCTTAGGATGTGGTTACATATTCGCAGGTATAAATACAAAAACAATTGAGATTGATGAAGAACTAAATTTAAGAATTAATCCTCTAAATCAAAAGATTCATAATGGTAGCAGTTTGGTTCTACTCTTATCTTTAATTTTGTCTTTAATCTTGTTTCTTAGCCAACTTGGATGGGTGACAACAGGTTCAAAAGTCAACCTTGCCGTTTTACTTCCGTTTTTAAGCTTTGGAGAAAAGTATTTGATTGTGGATCAAAATAATTCCTATAAACACTCTGGTATACAAGCCTTCGCCAAGGGTGACTTTACAACTGCCATCAATCATCTACAACTCTCTTTGAAACAAAAAATTAACGATCCTGAAGTAAGAATTTATCTTAACAATGCTAAAATTGAGAATCGAAAATATTATGTGATTGCTGTAGCAGATCCGATTGGTCAAAAGGTAGATACAGCCAAAGAAATTTTGCGGGGTGTTGCACAAGCACAAGAGGAAATTAATCAAACAGGTGGTATTAAAGGTATCCCTTTAAAAGTGATGATTGCAAATGATGAAGACAATAAACAGATTGCGGTAGAAATTGCAAATGCCTTGGTAAAAAATCCATCAGTCTTGGGTGTAGTTGGTCATTTCAGCAGTGATGTCTCTCTGGAAGCCGGAACGGTATATGAGAAAGGGCAACTAGCAATGATTTCGCCTACTAGCACCTCAGTTAAACTTTCTAGCTTAGGCAATTATATCTTTCGCACAGTACCAAGCGATCAATTAGCTGGTCAAGCTCTTGCCAACTACCTGACCAATACATTAGGACTACAAAAAACTGCTATTTTCTTTAATTCTTCTAGTAACTATAGCCAATCTATAAAAAATGAGTTTACAAAAAATTGGGCTCAAAATAATGGCGAAGTGGTGGCAGAATTTGACTTGGGTAATACATCTTTTAGCCCTAAAGCTAACGTAGACGCGGCAATTAGTCAGGGAGCAGAAGTCATTACTTTATTGCCCAATGAGAAGACACGCAATCAAGCTTTACAAGTAGTACAAGTAAACCAGGGAAGACTACCACTTTTAGGAGGAGACAGTGCCTACCATATTGATACATTAAAAGTAGGTAAAGAAAATGTTATGGGCATGGTACTAGCAATTCCTTGGCATAGAGAAGCAAATTTGCAAGAAAAGTTTACTAAAGATGCTGATCGCCTTTGGGGTGCAGACGTTAACTGGCGCAGCGCAATGGCTTATGATGCAACTAAAGTATTGATTGCTGCTTTACAGGAAAATCCAACTCGCAGTGGGGTGCAAAAAGCGCTTTCATCACCCAACTTTTCTGCTCAAGGTGCTTCTGGAGTCGTGAAGTTTTTGCCAACAGGTGATCGTAACGCCCCAATTCAACTCGTGAAAATTATTAGGGACGAAAACTCTCGTTCTGGTACTGGTTATGATTTTGTGCCAGCGCAGTGA